A genomic segment from Candidatus Zixiibacteriota bacterium encodes:
- a CDS encoding phage Gp37/Gp68 family protein, with product MAIKTTIEWTESTWNPVTGCTKISAGCRYCYAERMAKRLRAMGSPNYKDGFKVSLHPRVLNLPLGWKKPQMIFVNSMSDLFHKDVPLDYILKVFAVMKKCPQHQFQILTKRSGRMLQLDKNLPWRENTWMGVTVENQKCIPRIDQLRQIGAKTKFLSLEPLLGPLPNLILKGIDWVIVGGESGPGARPMKPEWVLDIRDQCLEAQVPFFFKQWGGVNKKKAGRLLDNRTWDQMPDSLVKLSA from the coding sequence ATGGCCATAAAAACAACCATAGAGTGGACGGAATCGACGTGGAATCCGGTGACGGGTTGTACCAAAATCAGCGCCGGGTGTCGGTATTGTTATGCCGAGCGAATGGCTAAGCGCCTTCGGGCTATGGGCTCCCCTAATTATAAAGACGGATTCAAAGTTTCTTTGCATCCGCGAGTATTGAATCTGCCTCTCGGGTGGAAAAAGCCACAGATGATATTCGTCAATTCTATGAGTGATTTGTTTCATAAAGACGTCCCGCTTGATTATATTCTCAAAGTATTTGCCGTAATGAAAAAATGCCCGCAACATCAATTTCAAATCCTGACGAAACGGTCCGGGAGAATGCTGCAACTTGATAAAAATCTGCCATGGCGGGAAAATACATGGATGGGGGTAACGGTCGAAAATCAAAAATGTATTCCTCGCATTGACCAATTGCGACAAATCGGAGCCAAAACCAAATTCCTGTCTTTAGAGCCATTACTTGGGCCATTGCCAAATCTTATTCTGAAAGGTATCGACTGGGTAATCGTCGGCGGTGAATCCGGACCGGGAGCGCGTCCGATGAAACCAGAATGGGTACTTGATATTCGCGATCAATGTCTTGAGGCACAAGTCCCGTTTTTCTTCAAACAATGGGGTGGGGTTAATAAAAAGAAAGCCGGACGGCTTCTTGATAATCGAACCTGGGATCAGATGCCCGATAGTCTTGTAAAGCTATCCGCTTAA
- a CDS encoding response regulator: MGKRILIVDDNPNMSSLLSEMLEIFDYDSIRAADGVEAIEKVENEDFSLVITDMRMPKMSGLDLLQKIKRERPNLPVVVISGYAIDDEGSNLLTSLADGFLNKPFKMSDIEQLLAQVLK; encoded by the coding sequence ATGGGCAAAAGAATACTCATAGTCGATGATAATCCCAATATGTCCTCGCTTTTAAGCGAGATGCTTGAAATATTCGATTATGATTCCATCCGTGCCGCCGACGGAGTGGAAGCCATCGAAAAAGTTGAAAACGAGGATTTCAGCCTCGTTATTACCGACATGAGAATGCCTAAAATGTCTGGGCTCGACCTCCTGCAAAAAATCAAAAGAGAAAGACCAAACCTCCCGGTTGTTGTTATCTCCGGTTATGCCATTGACGATGAAGGTAGTAATCTTTTAACCAGTCTCGCCGACGGATTTCTGAATAAACCTTTCAAAATGTCGGATATAGAACAGCTCCTCGCGCAAGTCCTGAAATAA
- the hflX gene encoding GTPase HflX, with product MYETDKNNQAERAVLVGVAAGRTPKREIEYSIDELSRLISTAGGIEVARYIQKRGKPDGTYYIGKGIVQEIIDFIDESDADLVVFDEPLSPNQLRNLSKKLDIKVIDRPMLILDIFALHARTSESRLQVELAQMEYLLPRLAGLWVHFSRQRGGIGAKGPGETQLEVDRRRVGKKISVLKQKLKKIDQQRATQRKGRDKFFKIALVGYTNAGKSTLFTCLTRADVLREDKLFSTLDSTTRVISVEYPQDIVITDTVGFIEKLPHQLVASFKSTLEEVNLADLILLVVDSSDAYKDRKISVVRKVLKEIGVNNVPIIEIYNKIDLLEESEIPPWGNGYIPISALKKSGLNRLRTEIMVRFG from the coding sequence ATGTACGAGACGGATAAAAATAATCAGGCGGAGAGGGCTGTATTGGTCGGGGTCGCGGCGGGGCGAACGCCCAAACGGGAAATCGAGTATTCAATCGATGAACTGTCACGTCTCATATCAACTGCTGGCGGAATTGAGGTCGCCCGGTATATCCAAAAACGGGGTAAGCCGGACGGAACTTATTATATCGGCAAAGGCATCGTGCAGGAAATAATCGATTTTATCGATGAGAGCGACGCGGACCTGGTTGTTTTTGACGAGCCGCTTTCCCCTAATCAATTGCGCAATCTTTCAAAAAAGCTCGACATCAAAGTCATCGACCGGCCGATGCTGATATTGGATATTTTCGCTCTGCATGCCCGCACCTCAGAATCGCGCCTTCAGGTTGAACTGGCTCAAATGGAATATCTCCTGCCTCGTCTGGCCGGACTATGGGTTCACTTTTCCCGCCAGCGCGGTGGGATCGGGGCAAAAGGCCCCGGAGAAACTCAGCTTGAAGTTGATCGCCGCCGGGTCGGCAAAAAAATATCAGTCCTCAAACAAAAATTAAAAAAGATCGACCAACAGCGGGCAACGCAGAGGAAAGGCCGGGATAAATTCTTCAAGATCGCTTTAGTGGGCTATACCAATGCCGGGAAATCGACATTGTTTACCTGCCTGACCCGCGCTGATGTTTTGCGGGAAGATAAATTGTTTTCGACTCTGGATTCAACCACCCGTGTCATATCGGTGGAATATCCGCAGGATATTGTCATCACCGATACGGTCGGGTTTATTGAAAAACTCCCGCATCAACTGGTCGCTTCTTTCAAATCGACCCTCGAAGAGGTAAATCTTGCCGATTTAATTCTTCTTGTGGTTGACTCCTCCGACGCATACAAAGACAGAAAAATCAGCGTTGTTCGGAAAGTACTGAAAGAAATCGGCGTCAATAATGTGCCGATTATTGAAATTTATAATAAGATCGACCTTCTCGAAGAAAGCGAAATTCCTCCCTGGGGAAACGGATATATACCGATTTCTGCGCTGAAAAAGTCGGGATTAAACAGACTGAGAACTGAAATCATGGTTCGATTTGGGTGA